The Pseudomonas eucalypticola genome has a window encoding:
- a CDS encoding GreA/GreB family elongation factor has protein sequence MSRAFVNEDHAQPTQAAERRVSDQPNYVTPQGLALLKARLRDLQGPGDDPQRLADLHYFAQRVQSAQVVNATDNGKVQIGSWVTFADTQGEEQRVCLVGEDEADATQGRINWGSPLGTALLGARVGDEVVWRRPVGDLAIEIVEIDLG, from the coding sequence GTGAGTCGAGCCTTCGTCAACGAGGACCATGCCCAGCCCACCCAGGCTGCGGAGCGACGGGTCAGTGACCAGCCCAATTACGTCACCCCCCAGGGCCTGGCCTTGCTGAAGGCCCGCCTGCGCGACCTGCAAGGCCCTGGCGACGACCCCCAACGCCTGGCCGATCTGCACTACTTCGCCCAGCGGGTGCAGAGCGCGCAGGTGGTCAACGCCACGGACAATGGCAAGGTGCAGATTGGCAGTTGGGTGACCTTTGCCGATACCCAGGGCGAGGAACAGCGGGTGTGCCTGGTGGGTGAAGATGAAGCGGATGCGACCCAGGGGCGGATCAATTGGGGCTCGCCACTGGGTACCGCATTGCTCGGCGCCCGCGTGGGGGATGAGGTGGTGTGGCGCCGGCCTGTGGGTGACCTGGCTATCGAGATCGTCGAAATCGACCTGGGTTGA
- the ettA gene encoding energy-dependent translational throttle protein EttA has translation MAQYVYTMHRLSKVVPPKREILKNISLSFFPGAKIGVLGLNGSGKSTLLKIMAGVDKEFDGEARPMPELNVGYLPQEPQLDPAKTVREVVEEAVSVIKDAQARLDEVYAAYADPDADFDKLAAEQAKLEAIIQASDGHNLERQLEVAADALRLPAWDAKVEHLSGGEKRRVALCRLLLSAPDMLLLDEPTNHLDADSVAWLEHFLHDFPGTVVAITHDRYFLDNVAGWILELDRGAGIPYEGNYSGWLEAKSDRLAQESKQQSAHEKAMKEELEWVRKGAKARQSKSKARLQRFEEMQSQEFQKRSETNEIYIPAGPRLGDKVIEFKNVSKGYGDRVLIDNLSFAMPKGAIVGVIGGNGAGKSTLFRMLMGKEQPDSGSIEIGETVQLACVDQSRDDLDGSKTVFQQISDGSDNIRIGNYEIPSRTYVGRFNFKGGDQQKFVKDLSGGERGRLHLALTLKEGGNVLLLDEPSNDLDVETLRSLEEALLDFPGAAIVISHDRWFLDRVATHILAYEDDSQAVFFEGNYTEYEADRKKRLGDAAAQPHRVRHKKLA, from the coding sequence ATGGCCCAATACGTCTACACCATGCATCGGCTGAGCAAAGTTGTGCCGCCGAAGCGGGAAATTCTCAAAAACATCTCCTTGTCGTTCTTCCCCGGCGCCAAGATCGGCGTGCTGGGCCTCAACGGCTCGGGTAAATCCACCCTGCTGAAAATCATGGCCGGCGTCGACAAGGAATTCGACGGCGAAGCGCGCCCGATGCCCGAACTCAACGTGGGTTATCTGCCGCAGGAGCCACAACTTGACCCGGCCAAGACCGTGCGTGAAGTGGTGGAAGAGGCGGTCAGCGTGATCAAGGACGCCCAGGCGCGCCTTGATGAAGTGTATGCCGCCTACGCCGACCCGGATGCCGATTTCGACAAGCTGGCCGCCGAGCAGGCCAAGCTCGAAGCCATCATTCAGGCCAGCGATGGCCACAACCTGGAGCGCCAGCTGGAAGTGGCGGCCGACGCCTTGCGTTTGCCGGCCTGGGACGCCAAGGTGGAACACCTGTCCGGTGGTGAAAAGCGCCGCGTGGCCCTGTGCCGCCTGCTGCTGTCGGCCCCTGACATGCTGCTGCTCGACGAACCGACCAACCACCTGGACGCCGATTCCGTCGCCTGGCTGGAGCACTTCCTGCACGACTTCCCGGGTACCGTGGTCGCGATCACGCACGACCGTTACTTCCTGGACAACGTCGCTGGCTGGATCCTGGAACTGGACCGTGGCGCGGGTATTCCTTACGAGGGTAACTACTCTGGTTGGCTGGAGGCCAAGTCCGACCGTCTGGCCCAGGAGTCCAAGCAGCAGTCGGCCCATGAAAAGGCCATGAAGGAAGAGCTGGAATGGGTGCGCAAAGGCGCCAAGGCCCGCCAGTCGAAATCCAAGGCGCGTCTGCAGCGCTTCGAGGAAATGCAGTCTCAGGAATTCCAGAAGCGTTCGGAAACCAACGAGATCTACATCCCGGCCGGCCCGCGCCTGGGTGACAAGGTCATCGAGTTCAAGAACGTCAGCAAGGGCTACGGCGACCGCGTGCTGATCGACAACCTGTCGTTCGCCATGCCCAAAGGCGCCATCGTCGGCGTGATCGGCGGTAACGGCGCCGGTAAGTCGACCCTGTTCCGCATGCTGATGGGCAAGGAACAGCCGGATTCGGGCAGCATCGAGATCGGTGAAACCGTGCAACTGGCGTGCGTGGACCAGAGCCGTGACGACCTGGACGGCAGCAAGACCGTGTTCCAGCAGATCTCCGACGGTTCGGACAACATCCGCATCGGCAACTACGAGATCCCGTCGCGCACCTACGTTGGCCGTTTCAACTTCAAGGGCGGCGACCAGCAGAAGTTCGTCAAGGACCTGTCCGGTGGTGAGCGCGGCCGCCTGCACCTGGCCCTGACCTTGAAAGAGGGCGGCAACGTCCTGCTGCTCGACGAACCGTCCAACGACCTTGACGTTGAAACCCTGCGTTCCCTGGAAGAAGCCCTGCTGGACTTCCCGGGCGCCGCCATTGTGATCTCTCACGACCGGTGGTTCCTGGACCGCGTGGCGACCCACATCCTGGCGTACGAGGATGATTCGCAGGCCGTGTTCTTCGAAGGCAACTACACCGAATACGAAGCCGACCGCAAAAAACGCCTCGGCGACGCAGCGGCCCAGCCGCACCGGGTACGCCACAAGAAACTGGCGTAA
- a CDS encoding sensor domain-containing protein, with translation MTNFTQPSSLRSPVTAAGEPTRGTLKSALALLALLLLTLLVWQLLDQFKHTIADQRQRTVEYTSVLGEHLSLNMALVGQQALYRVTRGEAQTPQAIQALLQPHLPELRSVARLDSQGNVLADTLAQQPLFDVPALVKRSQGEAFHFSQSDDGQQVYLLLSASERASDGYWLLRLDTALYAGLTHRVDPSAPPRWLLESRDQGQVLRRDPRCAATGPALTSQEQQQSVATVPLPNTDWQLRTLFDQHDAQLQLLPALIGKFLLLGACSLLPMLALLNLRRRQRQLHEGRRRYHDIFEGTGVALCVLDLRGLQDLLGENAIGDRAALDAWLAAHPDDRPRLLQQLRITEVNQMALGLLNVADSQGAWQRLFGSDRLAGNSVGRQLLDTLLDDRQELETEMRISDRLGQDQYLWLTLRLPQATADHGSVILSINDITSRKSVELSLVEREGFWSDVVRTVPDHLYVQDVLTQRMLYSNHHLGQTLGFSKAELAQMGEYFWEILLHPEDAGDYQRMRLARRQDTELEMQQCQLRFKHRQGHWLRFDIREQALARDGEGRVTRIIGVAKDITEQIEASESLRDSEQRYRMLAESISDVIFSTDSQLALNYVSPSVQAVLGYDVKWIFDNGWQSTIANPQQLTGIYQLIEQVSQVLDNPEALAELRNELPTQLYVFDCLRGDGRKVPIEMRLVLVWDDNNTFEGILGVARDISQQRRAEKDLRMAATVFEHSTSAILITDPAGYIVQANEAFSRVSGYAVAEVLDQLPTMLTVDTEQQAHLSYVLKQLHSRGTWEGEVWLKRRNGEHYPAWVGITAVFDDEGDLASYVCFFSDISERKASEQRIHRLAYYDALTHLPNRTLFQDRLFNALQTAERQKSWVVLMFLDLDRFKPINDSLGHAAGDRMLKDMATRLLACVDDEDTVARMGGDEFTLLLQPRNTREAALNRAIHVAEQILASLVRPFVLENREFFVTASIGIALSPQDGNELSQLMKNADTAMYHAKERGKNNFQFYQADMNASALERLELESDLRHALEQKEFILYYQPQFSGDGKRLTGAEALLRWRHPRRGLVPPGDFIPVLEELGLVVDVGDWVLTEACRQLRAWHQAKVRVPKVSVNISARQFSDGQLGTRIANILKETGLPPACLELELTESILMREVNEAMQILDSLKFLGLSIAVDDFGTGYSSLNYLKQFPIDVLKIDRTFVDGLPEGEQDAQIARAIIAMAHSLNLAVIAEGVETHEQLDFLREHGCDEVQGYLFGRPMQASRFEAQFSNDALFMFD, from the coding sequence TTGACCAACTTCACTCAACCGTCATCCCTGCGCTCCCCGGTCACTGCGGCTGGCGAACCGACGCGCGGTACCCTGAAGAGCGCCCTGGCCTTGCTGGCCCTGCTGTTGCTGACGCTGCTGGTGTGGCAGTTGCTCGACCAGTTCAAGCACACTATTGCCGACCAACGGCAACGTACCGTGGAGTACACCAGTGTGCTGGGCGAGCACCTGAGCCTGAACATGGCGCTGGTTGGCCAGCAGGCCCTGTACCGCGTCACGCGCGGCGAAGCCCAGACACCCCAGGCCATTCAGGCACTGCTGCAACCCCACCTGCCGGAACTGCGCAGCGTGGCGCGGCTGGACAGCCAGGGCAACGTCCTGGCCGACACGCTGGCCCAGCAACCTCTCTTCGACGTTCCTGCCCTGGTCAAGCGCAGCCAGGGAGAGGCCTTTCATTTCAGCCAGAGTGATGACGGCCAGCAGGTGTACCTGTTGTTGTCCGCCAGTGAACGGGCGAGCGACGGGTATTGGCTGCTGCGCCTGGACACCGCCCTGTATGCCGGTCTGACCCACCGGGTCGATCCCAGCGCCCCGCCCCGCTGGCTGCTGGAAAGCCGTGACCAAGGCCAGGTGCTGCGCCGTGACCCACGCTGCGCGGCCACGGGCCCGGCCCTGACCAGCCAGGAACAACAACAGAGCGTGGCCACTGTGCCATTGCCCAACACCGACTGGCAGTTGCGAACCCTGTTCGACCAGCACGACGCCCAGTTGCAATTGCTGCCGGCGCTAATCGGCAAATTCCTGCTGCTGGGTGCCTGTTCGCTGCTGCCGATGCTGGCCCTGTTGAACCTGCGCCGTCGTCAGCGCCAGTTGCATGAGGGGCGTCGCCGCTACCACGATATTTTCGAAGGCACCGGCGTGGCCCTCTGCGTGCTGGACCTGCGCGGCCTGCAAGACCTGCTGGGGGAAAATGCCATCGGTGACCGGGCCGCCCTGGATGCCTGGCTGGCCGCCCACCCGGATGACCGGCCGCGCCTGCTGCAACAACTGCGCATCACCGAAGTGAACCAGATGGCGCTGGGCCTGCTCAACGTCGCTGACAGCCAGGGCGCGTGGCAGCGCCTGTTCGGCAGTGACCGCCTGGCCGGCAACAGTGTGGGCCGGCAGTTGCTCGACACCCTGCTCGACGACCGGCAAGAGCTGGAAACCGAGATGCGCATCAGCGACCGCCTGGGCCAGGACCAGTACCTGTGGCTGACCCTGCGCCTGCCCCAGGCCACCGCCGACCATGGCTCAGTGATCCTGAGCATCAACGACATCACCAGCCGCAAGAGCGTGGAGCTGTCGCTGGTGGAGCGCGAGGGTTTCTGGTCGGACGTGGTACGCACCGTTCCCGACCACCTGTACGTGCAGGACGTGCTCACCCAGCGCATGCTCTACAGCAACCACCACCTGGGCCAGACCCTGGGCTTCAGCAAGGCCGAACTGGCGCAGATGGGCGAGTATTTCTGGGAGATCCTGCTGCACCCCGAAGACGCCGGCGACTACCAGCGCATGCGCCTGGCCCGACGCCAGGACACCGAACTTGAAATGCAGCAATGCCAGTTGCGCTTCAAGCACAGGCAAGGCCACTGGCTGCGTTTCGACATTCGCGAGCAGGCCCTGGCCCGCGACGGCGAAGGCCGGGTGACACGTATCATCGGTGTGGCCAAGGACATCACCGAGCAGATCGAGGCCAGCGAATCACTGCGTGACAGTGAACAGCGTTACCGCATGCTGGCCGAAAGCATCAGCGACGTGATCTTTTCCACCGACAGCCAACTGGCGCTCAACTACGTCAGCCCATCGGTGCAGGCCGTGCTGGGCTACGACGTGAAGTGGATCTTCGACAACGGCTGGCAGTCCACCATCGCCAACCCTCAGCAGTTGACCGGCATCTACCAGTTGATCGAACAGGTCAGCCAGGTACTGGACAACCCCGAGGCGCTGGCCGAACTGCGCAACGAATTGCCCACCCAACTGTACGTATTCGATTGCCTGCGCGGTGACGGCCGCAAGGTGCCCATCGAGATGCGCCTGGTGCTGGTGTGGGACGATAACAACACTTTCGAAGGCATTCTGGGCGTGGCCCGCGACATCAGCCAGCAGCGCCGCGCCGAGAAAGACCTGCGCATGGCCGCCACGGTATTCGAGCATTCCACGTCGGCGATCCTGATCACCGACCCGGCCGGCTATATCGTGCAGGCCAACGAGGCTTTCAGCCGCGTCAGCGGCTACGCGGTGGCCGAAGTGCTTGACCAGTTACCGACCATGCTCACCGTCGACACCGAGCAACAAGCGCACCTGAGCTATGTGCTCAAGCAGCTGCACAGCCGCGGCACCTGGGAAGGCGAGGTGTGGCTCAAGCGCCGCAACGGTGAACATTACCCGGCCTGGGTGGGCATCACGGCAGTGTTCGACGATGAGGGCGACCTAGCCAGCTACGTGTGCTTCTTCAGCGACATCAGCGAGCGCAAGGCTAGCGAACAGCGCATTCACCGCCTGGCCTATTACGACGCCCTGACCCACCTGCCCAACCGCACGCTGTTCCAGGACCGCCTGTTCAACGCCTTGCAGACCGCCGAACGACAGAAGTCGTGGGTGGTGCTGATGTTCCTGGACCTGGACCGTTTCAAACCGATCAACGACTCCCTGGGCCACGCCGCCGGCGACCGCATGCTCAAGGACATGGCCACGCGCCTGCTGGCCTGTGTCGACGACGAAGACACCGTGGCGCGCATGGGCGGCGACGAGTTCACCTTGCTGCTGCAACCGCGCAATACCCGCGAAGCGGCCCTGAACCGCGCCATCCATGTGGCCGAGCAGATCCTGGCCAGCCTGGTACGGCCGTTCGTGCTGGAAAACCGCGAGTTCTTCGTCACCGCCAGTATCGGTATCGCCCTCAGCCCTCAGGACGGCAACGAGCTGAGCCAGTTGATGAAGAACGCCGACACGGCCATGTACCACGCCAAGGAACGCGGCAAGAACAACTTCCAGTTCTACCAGGCCGACATGAACGCCAGCGCCCTGGAGCGCCTGGAACTGGAAAGCGACCTGCGCCACGCCCTGGAGCAGAAAGAGTTCATCCTCTACTACCAGCCGCAGTTCAGCGGCGACGGCAAGCGCCTGACCGGGGCCGAAGCGTTATTGCGCTGGCGCCACCCGCGCCGTGGCCTGGTGCCGCCAGGCGACTTCATCCCGGTGCTCGAAGAACTGGGCCTGGTGGTGGACGTCGGCGACTGGGTGCTGACCGAGGCGTGCCGCCAACTGCGCGCCTGGCACCAGGCCAAGGTGCGGGTGCCCAAGGTGTCAGTGAACATCTCGGCACGGCAATTCTCCGACGGCCAGTTGGGCACGCGCATCGCCAATATTCTCAAGGAAACCGGGCTGCCGCCCGCGTGCCTGGAGCTCGAGCTGACCGAAAGTATCCTGATGCGCGAAGTGAACGAGGCCATGCAGATCCTCGACAGCCTGAAATTCCTGGGGCTGAGCATCGCCGTGGATGACTTCGGCACCGGCTATTCGTCGCTCAACTACCTCAAGCAGTTCCCCATCGACGTGCTGAAAATCGACCGCACCTTCGTCGACGGCCTGCCCGAAGGCGAACAGGACGCCCAGATCGCCCGTGCCATCATCGCCATGGCCCACAGCCTGAACCTGGCGGTGATCGCCGAGGGCGTGGAAACCCATGAGCAGTTGGACTTCCTGCGCGAGCACGGTTGCGACGAAGTGCAGGGCTACCTGTTCGGCCGGCCCATGCAGGCCAGCCGCTTCGAGGCGCAGTTCAGCAACGACGCCCTGTTCATGTTCGATTGA
- the glyA gene encoding serine hydroxymethyltransferase, producing MFSRDLTLAKYDADLFAAMEQEAQRQEEHIELIASENYTSPAVMEAQGSVLTNKYAEGYPGKRYYGGCEYVDVVEQLAIDRAKELFGADYANVQPHAGSQANAAVYLALLQAGDTILGMSLAHGGHLTHGASVSSSGKLYNAVQYGIDANGLIDYDEVERLAVEHKPKMVVAGFSAYSQVLDFARFREIADKVGAYLFVDMAHVAGLVAAGVYPNPVPFADVVTTTTHKTLRGPRGGLILARANADIEKKLNSAVFPGAQGGPLEHVIAAKAVCFKEALQPEFKAYQQQVVKNAQAMASVFIERGFDVVSGGTQNHLFLLSLIKQEISGKDADAALGKAFITVNKNSVPNDPRSPFVTSGLRFGTPAVTTRGFKEAECKELAGWICDILADLNNEAVIDAVREKVKAVCAKLPVYGN from the coding sequence ATGTTCAGCCGTGATTTGACCCTTGCCAAGTACGACGCCGATCTCTTTGCCGCCATGGAGCAAGAAGCTCAGCGCCAGGAAGAGCACATCGAGCTGATCGCCTCGGAGAACTACACCAGCCCAGCCGTCATGGAAGCCCAAGGCTCGGTGCTGACCAACAAGTACGCCGAAGGCTACCCAGGCAAGCGCTACTATGGCGGCTGCGAGTACGTCGACGTGGTCGAGCAACTGGCCATCGACCGTGCCAAGGAACTGTTCGGTGCCGACTACGCCAACGTCCAGCCACACGCCGGTTCCCAGGCCAACGCCGCGGTCTACCTGGCCCTGCTGCAAGCCGGTGACACCATCCTGGGCATGAGCCTGGCCCACGGCGGCCACCTGACCCACGGCGCCAGCGTTTCCTCGTCGGGCAAGCTGTACAACGCCGTTCAATACGGCATCGACGCCAACGGCCTGATCGACTACGACGAAGTCGAGCGCCTGGCGGTCGAGCACAAGCCGAAGATGGTCGTGGCCGGTTTCTCTGCCTACTCGCAAGTGCTGGACTTCGCCCGCTTCCGCGAAATCGCCGACAAGGTCGGTGCCTACCTGTTCGTCGACATGGCCCACGTGGCCGGTCTGGTCGCCGCTGGCGTCTACCCGAACCCGGTGCCATTCGCCGACGTGGTCACCACCACTACCCACAAGACCCTGCGCGGCCCACGTGGCGGCCTGATCCTGGCACGCGCCAACGCCGACATCGAGAAGAAGCTGAACTCGGCCGTGTTCCCGGGCGCCCAGGGCGGCCCGCTGGAGCACGTCATCGCCGCCAAGGCCGTGTGCTTCAAGGAAGCGCTGCAGCCTGAGTTCAAGGCCTACCAGCAACAAGTGGTGAAAAACGCCCAGGCCATGGCCAGCGTGTTCATCGAGCGCGGCTTCGACGTCGTGTCGGGCGGTACTCAGAACCACCTGTTCCTGCTGTCGCTGATCAAGCAGGAAATCTCCGGTAAAGACGCCGATGCCGCCCTGGGCAAAGCGTTCATCACCGTGAACAAGAACTCGGTGCCTAACGACCCACGTTCGCCGTTCGTGACCTCGGGCCTGCGCTTCGGCACCCCGGCCGTCACCACTCGTGGCTTCAAGGAAGCAGAGTGCAAGGAACTGGCTGGCTGGATCTGCGACATCCTGGCCGACCTGAACAACGAAGCGGTAATCGACGCCGTTCGCGAGAAGGTCAAGGCCGTGTGCGCCAAGCTGCCGGTATACGGCAACTGA
- a CDS encoding bifunctional metallophosphatase/5'-nucleotidase → MYRVFKTAALTLALALAGCASAPPRPVAVNIVAINDLHGYLQANGYAYKDANGSVQRVEAGGIATLGGMLDQLRKQDPQLLFIGAGDLVGASPPLSAMWADEPTLLALRGMGLKFSTIGNHELDNGKAEFLRQANGGCQSSRPDKACRFQADFPGGGFPYLAANLIDTDTGQPLLPAYHIETVHGVKVAFVGAVLHDVAKVVSAKGMQGLKATDEADAINAVIPQLKAQGVNAIVAVVHQGGNTPEPYDKPNCSRLQGDIVDVAQRLDPAVDVLISAHSHQGYLCKVGNLLVTQGSSYGHLLTHLTLEVTPGTHQVTAIEAQNLLADPRKYHPDARMAALQQQVEARSNTVLLRPVGTPGAPAISAAADANGESPLGDLITDAQLAMTRTFGAQIAFTNQGGIRNHLILAPGQTQLTYAQVASVQPFNNTLVLMNLTGAQLQQVLNQQWQGAGFNPLQVSRGFSYRWADNRVVPGSLVLDGKPVRLEQTYRVVMNSFLSGGGDRFSVFQQGTQREDSRMIDLDALLGYLAQQPNAGAGSPAGRIIRVR, encoded by the coding sequence ATGTACCGAGTGTTTAAAACCGCAGCCCTGACACTGGCGCTGGCCCTCGCTGGCTGTGCATCGGCCCCGCCCAGACCGGTGGCGGTGAACATCGTTGCCATCAACGACCTGCACGGGTACCTGCAGGCCAACGGCTATGCCTACAAGGACGCCAACGGCAGCGTTCAACGGGTAGAGGCGGGCGGTATCGCCACCCTGGGCGGCATGCTGGACCAGTTGCGCAAGCAAGACCCGCAACTGCTGTTCATCGGCGCCGGCGACCTGGTAGGCGCCAGCCCGCCGCTGTCGGCCATGTGGGCCGATGAGCCGACCTTGCTGGCCCTGCGCGGCATGGGCCTGAAGTTCAGCACCATCGGCAACCACGAACTGGACAACGGCAAGGCCGAGTTCCTGCGCCAGGCCAACGGTGGCTGCCAGTCTTCGCGGCCTGACAAGGCCTGCCGGTTCCAGGCCGATTTTCCTGGTGGCGGCTTCCCCTACCTGGCGGCCAACCTGATCGATACCGACACCGGCCAGCCGTTGCTGCCGGCTTACCACATAGAGACGGTGCACGGCGTGAAAGTAGCCTTCGTCGGGGCAGTGCTGCATGACGTGGCCAAGGTGGTCAGCGCCAAAGGCATGCAGGGCCTGAAGGCTACCGATGAAGCGGACGCCATCAATGCCGTGATCCCCCAGCTCAAGGCCCAGGGCGTCAATGCCATCGTCGCCGTGGTGCACCAGGGCGGCAATACCCCGGAGCCCTACGACAAGCCGAACTGTAGCCGCTTGCAAGGCGATATCGTCGATGTGGCCCAGCGCCTGGACCCGGCGGTGGATGTGTTGATTTCGGCGCACTCGCACCAGGGATACCTGTGCAAGGTGGGCAACCTGCTGGTAACCCAGGGCAGTTCCTACGGCCACCTGCTGACCCATCTGACCCTTGAGGTGACCCCGGGTACCCACCAGGTCACCGCCATCGAGGCACAGAACCTGCTGGCCGACCCGCGCAAGTATCACCCGGACGCCAGGATGGCGGCGTTGCAGCAACAGGTGGAGGCGCGCAGCAATACGGTGCTGCTGCGCCCTGTCGGCACGCCCGGCGCCCCTGCCATCAGTGCCGCGGCCGATGCCAACGGCGAGTCACCCCTGGGTGACCTGATCACCGATGCCCAATTGGCCATGACCCGCACGTTTGGCGCACAGATCGCCTTCACCAACCAGGGCGGCATCCGCAACCACCTGATCCTGGCACCGGGGCAGACCCAGCTCACGTATGCCCAGGTCGCCAGCGTGCAGCCGTTCAACAACACCCTGGTATTGATGAACCTGACGGGCGCGCAGTTGCAGCAGGTGCTGAACCAGCAGTGGCAGGGCGCTGGCTTCAACCCGTTGCAGGTGTCCAGGGGGTTCAGTTATCGCTGGGCGGATAACAGGGTGGTGCCAGGCAGCCTGGTGCTGGATGGCAAGCCGGTGCGGCTGGAGCAGACCTACCGGGTGGTGATGAACAGCTTTCTGTCGGGCGGCGGCGACCGGTTTTCGGTGTTCCAGCAGGGGACGCAGCGCGAGGATAGCCGCATGATCGACCTGGATGCGTTGCTGGGGTACCTGGCGCAGCAGCCGAACGCGGGGGCTGGTTCGCCAGCGGGGCGCATCATCCGCGTTCGCTGA
- the yjiA gene encoding GTPase gives MLSSPIPVTILSGFLGAGKTTLLRHLLKAEHGLKLAVIENEFSDAGIDTQLLGDAPVQVMTLANGCVCCTIHTDLTKALYLLLERLDSGEIAFDRLVIECTGLADPAPVAQTFFIEEELRERYILDGIITLVDAANADVHLAETIAQAQVGFADRLLVSKTDLVTPQAFEALSQRLTRINRRAPVRVVEHGRIDLAELLDVRGFNLNGSLSLRPVVAAASVDRISSMVLRTDKPLDIDRLSDFMNQLLEDHGRQLLRYKGVLSIAGEDRRLVFQGVLKLYGFDWDTEWAEGEARESVMVFIADDLPEARIREGFEALT, from the coding sequence ATGTTGTCTTCCCCCATCCCCGTCACCATCCTCAGCGGCTTCCTGGGCGCTGGCAAGACCACCTTGCTGCGCCACCTGCTCAAGGCCGAACACGGCCTGAAGCTCGCGGTCATCGAGAACGAGTTCAGTGACGCTGGCATCGACACCCAGCTGCTCGGCGATGCCCCGGTGCAGGTCATGACCCTGGCCAACGGCTGTGTGTGCTGCACCATTCACACCGACCTGACCAAGGCCCTGTACCTGCTGCTGGAGCGCCTGGACAGTGGCGAGATCGCGTTCGACCGCCTGGTGATCGAATGCACCGGCCTGGCGGACCCGGCCCCGGTGGCGCAGACCTTTTTCATCGAGGAAGAGCTGCGCGAGCGCTATATCCTGGACGGCATCATCACCCTGGTGGACGCCGCCAACGCCGACGTGCACCTGGCCGAGACCATCGCCCAGGCCCAGGTAGGCTTTGCCGACCGGCTGCTGGTGAGCAAGACCGACCTGGTCACGCCCCAAGCCTTCGAAGCCCTGAGCCAGCGTCTGACCCGCATCAACCGCCGTGCACCGGTACGCGTGGTGGAACATGGGCGTATCGACCTGGCCGAGCTGCTGGATGTGCGCGGTTTCAACCTCAATGGCAGCCTGAGCTTGCGGCCGGTGGTAGCAGCAGCCAGCGTCGACCGCATATCCAGCATGGTGTTGCGCACCGACAAGCCGCTGGATATCGACCGCCTCAGCGACTTCATGAACCAGTTGCTGGAGGACCATGGGCGGCAGTTGCTGCGCTACAAGGGCGTGCTGAGCATCGCCGGGGAAGATCGGCGCCTGGTGTTCCAGGGCGTGTTGAAGCTGTATGGCTTTGACTGGGACACCGAATGGGCCGAGGGCGAGGCGCGTGAGAGCGTGATGGTGTTCATCGCCGATGACCTGCCTGAGGCCAGGATTCGCGAAGGCTTCGAAGCCCTGACCTGA
- a CDS encoding YbdD/YjiX family protein gives MFNDLSRLGKYLGQAARLMVGMPDYDNYVEHMQTKHPDKPVMDYEAFFRERQEARYGGKGGPKCC, from the coding sequence ATGTTCAATGACCTGAGCCGGCTTGGCAAATACCTGGGGCAGGCCGCCCGCCTGATGGTAGGCATGCCCGACTACGACAACTACGTAGAGCACATGCAGACCAAGCACCCGGACAAGCCGGTGATGGACTACGAGGCGTTCTTCCGCGAACGCCAGGAGGCCCGCTACGGCGGCAAGGGCGGGCCGAAGTGTTGTTGA